A window of the Cystobacter fuscus genome harbors these coding sequences:
- a CDS encoding TIGR02265 family protein gives MQTSACAVDVGPVRVEAAEDLARRLALAIPGDTVRGSLFLGTLDAVRAWAGEAAMLRCVDAGGEPRFKEFFNYPLGAFMRVNAAAAWELAPGCGGWDAAQRLLGQRAAADLLASAAGKALLLLSRCETRRLVGNLPSAYRAAVNHGERTVAWEGFSRGRVIMRRDFMPCSFHEGLLRAVLESTHARGVEVVGSRVDVLDSEYVLSWE, from the coding sequence ATGCAGACGAGTGCCTGTGCGGTGGATGTGGGTCCGGTGCGAGTGGAGGCGGCCGAGGACCTGGCGCGGCGCCTGGCGCTGGCGATCCCCGGGGACACCGTGAGGGGCTCGCTCTTCCTGGGGACGCTGGACGCGGTGCGCGCGTGGGCGGGGGAGGCGGCGATGCTGCGCTGCGTGGATGCGGGGGGCGAGCCGCGCTTCAAGGAGTTCTTCAACTATCCGTTGGGCGCCTTCATGAGGGTGAACGCGGCGGCGGCGTGGGAGCTGGCGCCGGGGTGTGGGGGTTGGGACGCGGCCCAGCGGCTGTTGGGGCAGCGGGCGGCGGCGGATCTGCTCGCGTCGGCGGCGGGCAAGGCGCTGCTGTTGCTGTCGCGGTGCGAGACGAGGCGGCTGGTGGGCAACCTGCCCTCGGCGTACCGGGCGGCGGTGAACCACGGGGAGCGCACGGTGGCGTGGGAGGGCTTCAGCCGGGGCCGCGTCATCATGCGGCGCGACTTCATGCCGTGCTCCTTCCACGAGGGCCTGCTGCGGGCCGTGCTGGAGTCCACCCATGCGCGCGGGGTGGAGGTGGTGGGCTCGCGCGTGGACGTGCTGGACAGCGAGTACGTGCTGTCCTGGGAGTAG
- the def gene encoding peptide deformylase, whose product MARDIVIWPNKVLSTPTKPVTDFGESLTKLLDEMFAAMKEAEGIGIAANQIGVPLRLSWVGREDGSFFEIINPQILEKSGPVTLEEGCLSVPDLFEKTPRFHKVKVKYQDRTGAWHELEAEGKLAHVLQHEIGHLDGFVFVDLLSGLKRGLAMEKMKKLQKALARRKNADE is encoded by the coding sequence ATGGCACGCGACATCGTCATCTGGCCGAACAAGGTTCTCAGCACGCCGACCAAACCCGTGACGGACTTCGGGGAGAGCCTCACGAAGCTGCTGGACGAGATGTTCGCGGCCATGAAGGAGGCGGAGGGCATTGGCATCGCGGCCAACCAGATCGGGGTGCCCTTGCGCCTGTCGTGGGTGGGCCGGGAGGACGGGTCGTTCTTCGAGATCATCAACCCCCAGATTCTGGAGAAGTCGGGGCCGGTGACGCTGGAGGAGGGGTGCCTGTCGGTGCCGGACCTGTTCGAGAAGACGCCGCGCTTCCACAAGGTGAAGGTGAAGTACCAGGACCGGACGGGGGCGTGGCACGAGCTGGAAGCGGAGGGGAAGCTGGCGCACGTGCTGCAGCACGAGATTGGCCACCTGGACGGCTTCGTCTTCGTGGATCTGCTGTCGGGGCTCAAGCGGGGCCTGGCCATGGAGAAGATGAAGAAGCTGCAGAAGGCGCTCGCGCGCCGGAAGAACGCGGACGAGTAG
- a CDS encoding bifunctional metallophosphatase/5'-nucleotidase, with product MNKRLALLSSLLLLPACQTTHTVTLVGMTDYHSHAEPFYSEGEPGQGGVARALAYFRAAKARPDTLGVSGGDWVNKGVPAWSDEYGCVEWPWFNGLVDMMALGNHDLDYGAEAFARCRAAVDYPVLCANLVGADGAPHFQVEGRPYLVREVGGVRLGFFAVAGPDMQRLVKAERLPEGTRWTDATEAARAVVGALREREQVDAVVLIGHQLREDDEALARAVPGIDLILGSHSHAREDLRVVPGTRTYTVSSYQYLAYLSEVRLRFQGRRLVGVEGGLVKLDGTRPEDAETAARVEELGRALREKRPERFVGVGRLSRPLGDEGLTTGEAEVGTWATEVWRRAAGARAFFAMAAGFRAGLPAGEVTREEFEGAFPYRNVLVTAEMTGQQLADWVALSESKRGTDGYSQRSGVSYRVREGRVEELRVLRDAADPGAGEEPVRPEGRYRVATTDFQAFVAGGYKEAFAGASEVRRTELDTQALLQAALREGERSTSGR from the coding sequence ATGAACAAGCGCCTCGCCCTGCTCTCGAGTCTCCTGCTCCTGCCCGCCTGCCAGACGACGCACACGGTGACGCTGGTGGGGATGACGGACTACCACTCGCACGCGGAGCCCTTCTACTCGGAGGGGGAGCCGGGCCAGGGAGGGGTGGCGCGGGCGCTCGCGTACTTCCGGGCGGCGAAGGCGAGGCCGGACACGCTGGGGGTATCCGGGGGCGACTGGGTGAACAAGGGCGTGCCCGCGTGGAGTGACGAGTACGGGTGCGTGGAGTGGCCGTGGTTCAACGGGCTGGTGGACATGATGGCGCTGGGCAACCACGACCTGGACTACGGGGCGGAGGCGTTCGCGCGCTGCCGGGCGGCGGTGGACTACCCGGTGTTGTGCGCGAACCTGGTGGGAGCGGACGGCGCGCCGCACTTCCAGGTGGAGGGGCGGCCCTACCTCGTGCGGGAGGTGGGGGGCGTGCGGCTGGGCTTCTTCGCGGTGGCGGGGCCGGACATGCAGCGGCTGGTGAAGGCGGAGCGGCTGCCCGAGGGGACGCGGTGGACGGACGCGACGGAGGCGGCGCGGGCGGTGGTGGGCGCCCTGCGCGAGCGTGAGCAGGTGGACGCCGTGGTGCTCATCGGCCATCAGCTGCGCGAGGACGACGAGGCGCTCGCGCGGGCGGTGCCGGGCATCGATCTCATCCTGGGCTCGCACTCGCATGCCCGGGAGGACCTGCGGGTGGTGCCGGGGACGAGGACGTACACGGTGTCCTCCTACCAGTACCTGGCGTACCTGTCCGAGGTGCGGCTGCGCTTCCAGGGACGGCGGCTGGTGGGGGTGGAGGGAGGGCTGGTGAAGCTGGACGGGACGCGGCCGGAGGACGCGGAGACGGCGGCGAGGGTGGAGGAGTTGGGGCGCGCGTTGAGGGAGAAGCGGCCGGAGCGCTTCGTGGGGGTGGGCCGGCTGTCGAGGCCCCTGGGGGACGAGGGGCTCACGACGGGGGAGGCGGAGGTGGGCACCTGGGCGACGGAGGTGTGGCGGCGGGCGGCGGGGGCGCGGGCCTTCTTCGCGATGGCGGCGGGGTTTCGGGCGGGGCTGCCCGCGGGGGAGGTGACGCGGGAGGAGTTCGAGGGGGCGTTTCCCTACCGCAACGTGCTGGTGACGGCGGAGATGACGGGGCAGCAACTGGCGGACTGGGTGGCGCTGAGCGAGTCGAAGCGGGGGACGGACGGCTACAGCCAGCGCAGTGGGGTGAGCTACCGGGTGCGCGAGGGGAGGGTGGAGGAGCTGAGGGTGTTGCGCGACGCGGCGGATCCGGGGGCGGGGGAGGAGCCCGTGCGGCCCGAGGGGCGCTACCGGGTGGCGACCACGGACTTCCAGGCCTTCGTGGCGGGGGGCTACAAGGAGGCCTTCGCGGGGGCGAGCGAGGTGCGGCGCACGGAGCTGGACACCCAGGCGCTGCTCCAGGCGGCGCTGCGGGAGGGGGAGCGCTCCACCTCCGGGCGCTGA
- a CDS encoding sigma 54-interacting transcriptional regulator, translated as MTSPSDPSAPPPSERKPLHVQVVTQPALQGCWAVNISETGIGLIATPSGPEEGPREGEDVEMAFTLPDSRARVQVRGVVRWRHDPLERDEGGVTALGVSFHGFEGADGVKLKRYLLDHQLYVAVVYAEEAELKGLRAALESHVRLRFASSAEDVDTLLGRGDISALLVCGRDEARAVALVERLAMRRAEVDPTGAGPASDLSPRILYCAPAMPTRLVELFNQGKIFRALTPPCEPVALRQAVLQASRELGLRTEQRRAALELERNLLRERAREAPRLAADLGVANEPGFRSPAMRQVLEMVRVAAPHRVAVLLQGETGTGKEVLARVIHRLSDRSGQPLVVQDCGTLTETLLESELFGHVKGAFTGAVADHPGLFVLADGGTIFLDEIENTTPTLQSKLLRVLESGDVRPVGGTQVRRVDVRVIAASNRDLAEEVRAKRFRSDLFYRLNSFIVDLPPLRERPEDVLDLAYYFIAHFNRTLRRSATGLAEDAQQLLRFAPWPGNVRELRNCIERAVLLCNDDEPVCARHLPPSLSSGLEGVRRQVRTGGARSLRERLEQLEKEIIREALESHGGVVRRAAAALEMDPVTLGRRVRRHGLLAKEP; from the coding sequence ATGACGTCTCCGAGCGACCCTTCCGCCCCCCCGCCCAGCGAACGCAAACCCCTCCACGTCCAGGTGGTCACCCAGCCCGCGCTCCAGGGGTGCTGGGCGGTCAACATCAGCGAGACGGGAATCGGGCTCATCGCCACCCCCTCGGGCCCCGAGGAGGGGCCGCGCGAGGGGGAGGACGTGGAGATGGCCTTCACGCTGCCCGACTCGCGCGCGCGCGTGCAGGTGCGCGGCGTGGTGCGCTGGCGGCATGATCCGTTGGAGCGGGACGAGGGCGGGGTGACGGCCCTGGGCGTGAGCTTCCACGGCTTCGAGGGCGCCGATGGGGTGAAGCTCAAGCGCTACCTGCTGGATCATCAGCTCTACGTGGCGGTGGTGTACGCGGAGGAGGCGGAGCTCAAGGGGCTGCGCGCGGCGCTGGAGAGCCACGTGCGGCTGCGCTTCGCGTCCTCGGCCGAGGACGTGGACACGCTCCTGGGCCGGGGAGACATCAGCGCGCTGCTCGTGTGCGGACGGGACGAGGCGCGCGCGGTGGCGCTCGTGGAGCGGCTGGCGATGCGACGCGCGGAGGTGGACCCCACCGGCGCCGGGCCCGCGAGCGACCTGTCCCCCCGCATCCTCTACTGCGCTCCGGCCATGCCCACGCGCCTGGTGGAGCTGTTCAACCAGGGGAAGATCTTCCGCGCCCTCACCCCTCCATGCGAGCCCGTGGCGCTGCGCCAGGCGGTGCTCCAGGCCAGCCGCGAGCTGGGCCTGCGCACCGAGCAGCGGCGGGCGGCGCTGGAGCTCGAGCGCAACCTGCTGCGCGAGCGCGCGCGGGAAGCCCCCCGGCTCGCCGCCGACCTGGGCGTGGCCAACGAGCCCGGCTTCCGCAGCCCCGCCATGCGCCAGGTGCTGGAGATGGTGCGCGTGGCCGCCCCCCACCGCGTGGCGGTGCTCCTGCAGGGCGAGACGGGCACCGGCAAGGAGGTGCTCGCGCGCGTCATCCACCGGCTCAGCGACCGCTCCGGCCAGCCGCTCGTGGTGCAGGACTGCGGCACCCTCACCGAGACGCTCCTGGAGAGCGAGCTGTTCGGCCACGTGAAGGGCGCCTTCACCGGCGCCGTGGCGGACCACCCCGGCCTGTTCGTGCTCGCCGACGGGGGCACCATCTTCCTCGACGAAATCGAGAACACCACCCCCACGCTCCAGTCCAAGCTCCTGCGGGTGCTCGAGAGCGGCGACGTGCGGCCGGTGGGCGGCACCCAGGTGCGCCGCGTGGACGTGCGCGTCATCGCCGCGAGCAACCGCGACCTCGCCGAGGAGGTGCGCGCCAAGCGCTTCCGCAGCGACCTCTTCTACCGGCTCAACAGCTTCATCGTGGACCTGCCCCCCTTGCGCGAGCGGCCCGAGGACGTGCTGGACCTGGCGTACTACTTCATCGCCCACTTCAACCGCACCCTGCGCCGCTCGGCCACCGGCCTGGCCGAGGACGCCCAGCAGCTGCTGCGCTTCGCGCCGTGGCCCGGCAACGTGCGCGAGCTGCGCAACTGCATCGAGCGCGCCGTGCTGCTGTGCAATGACGACGAGCCGGTGTGCGCGCGCCACCTTCCCCCCTCGCTCTCCTCGGGCCTCGAGGGCGTGCGGCGCCAGGTGCGCACCGGCGGCGCGCGCTCCCTGCGCGAGCGGTTGGAGCAGTTGGAGAAGGAGATCATCCGCGAGGCGCTCGAGAGCCACGGCGGCGTGGTGCGGCGCGCCGCCGCGGCGCTGGAGATGGATCCCGTGACGCTCGGCCGCCGGGTGCGGCGCCATGGGCTGCTCGCCAAGGAGCCGTGA